The window CTCCATTCAGAGATACCTCATTGCATATTACGCATGGTCAGTATTTTATTCCATCAGTTACTATTAGCATCAAATATTTTGGATTAGCTACCAAATGTTGCTCCAAAGAAAGTAAAATGAAACCAGATttaaatcttctccaattccccTATGGTGAAGTGTGGTGTAGTTTGGGGTGGAGAGGTGACACCTGGCTAGTACAACATCCAACAGTCCAAACTGCACCGTctcagttttcttttttctttctcgaGTTCGGCACTGTTGGATATGATGTCGTGCCTGCCAGGTGTTTACATCTCCACCCCAAactgcacttttagggaattggagaggattttttcccCATGAAAACATGCTTGTAGTATGTCTATCAGCGATCCAGCAAGACTTTGGTTTTAAGCTTGAACCAGGAGTATTACCAAGATAGGCCAAGGGTCACCACCCAGCTTCTGTGGACTTCTAGGCCAAAAAACCATTAAATTAACTAATAATCAATTTAACTGTATCTGAGACATGCTATATACTCATAGAAGCCAAACCTGGAAATCCTTGATTACTCCTTATATTCCCAAACACTTATTAAATCTTTTCTCAAACCCTAGAGCAACATAAAACTCACAATCTTGGAGTAGTTCTTAAACCATACAATATATATTCATCAGAAAATAGTCAGAAGAGCATTCACTAACAGTAGTACTTGACCCACAAGCATTAACCCTTTAATTTATAAGTCTATAGGCCAGATAGGTATATAATATTGTTACAATTAAAGCTTTCCTTAAGCTTCTTTGTTTTAACAAAGATAATATTATTGAAACCCACTAAAATTATTCTAGTGTAAGCTAGAGATGCTTGTTCCTTACCATGGCCAGCTAATCTATTTGGCCTCTTGTAAATTGGGTTGGATTGGCTGCACTCGAAAGGTGAAAGGCATCTGTGAATGATGATAGTCTCTTTCTTTGTGATGATAATCATTCTGCATCTCCCTCACACAACCATCCATTGCCATTTGTTGCTGATGCtgcaaaatgataaaataaatttaaaaaaataggaaaaccGTAAGAAAGTCAATTAAGTTCCCAGCCTAAGTTCCCAACCCAAGTGAGGGAATGAGAGCCCAAAGTGATTGCTAAATAATTTGAAGATGCAGCATGGACTAGTTTATTCAACTAATCACAATTGCCTTATTCCTTAAAAaaggcgtacccaatgcacaaggcttccACTATTGcagggtctgaggagggtcataatgtatgcaaccttcAAGGGTTTGATCTGGTCAGACTCAAACCCTTGACCACTAGGTCGTAATGGAGCAACTTCACCGTTGCACTAAGGTCCGCCCTCTAATTGCCTTATTCGTCGTTGGAAGATTAATAAGAGGTACAAAGGAGAAACATTTTAGTTATCAACAAATCAattgtttgagagagagagagagagagagagagagatgtggacACCAAGATGTAATTAAGGCGCTTATTCTCCTCCTCAAGCATTCTTTCCTGTGGTATTTGACCAAGAAACACAAAGTTAGGCAAATGACAAATCTTTCCCCAACTATCGGAACAACACCTAGACATAAATCTAATAACCAACAAGAGAAATGATATATAAATCAATTAGCAGATCGAGTACAAAGggtttaatttgttttgatgtttacATACATTCTTCTTGAGCATTTTGAAGACTTCCATCTGacataaaaaaaggaaagaaaaagagaagatcaGATCTTGTCTCTGGTTACCCTTCTAAAGActtaaaaactaaaagaaacaaCTAATACTAGCTAGACTTGCCTCTTTGGCACGAACTTTGGTGAGACCATTGTCTAGGGCTTCTTCTATGGTTGCCAGCTCCTTGTGATGTAGTGAATTGACATCCTCACCTTTCAAGTGCCTGAAccatatttattatttatttcttaatttgcAGAATAACTCCAAATAAGGAAATGAAAGTAGGGTTTGCTTTTTTTATAGCTTAAAGtagaacagagaagagaagacctgaGCTCAATCTGCATGTTGtcgttttctttttttatcctATCCAGTTCGTTGCTCAGAAACTATCAAATataagcaaagaagaagaagaagaagaagagagagagattttcagATTTGTTCATGGAAAATCCATTaataagtagaagaagaagaagaagaacctacCTCATGTTTAGCATCCCACAACCTCTTTCCTGAATACTTATGGTATTTGTCCAAGATCTCAGTCATTCTTCTccataaaaaaaaggatttcaATTAGAAggacagaaaataaaataaaagaaaagaaaccctaaaaaaaggAAACCCTAGAAGGGTAAAAACAGTTCATACGTGGCAGAAGGGCTACGGTACTCAGACATCTTCCCTGAACTAGAGAAGATGATAAGAGAAACTTTTGCATCACAAAGCACAGTGAGCTCCTTAGCTTTCTTCATGATTCCATTCTTTCTCTTTGAATATGTAACTTGCCTGTTAGTTGAGTTCTCAATCCTCTTGATCTCAATCTTTCCTCTACCCATCTCTCCACCCACTCAAAACCCAACTCGATTTTCTCAACTTTCTGAGAACCCTCTTTCACTCTGtgtctatctttttcttcttctgcttttgTTTTTGCAGAACAGTAAAGAAACTGATGAACAACAGATGTGAAAGAAAAGATGAAGTAAAGCAAGAGACCATCCATTATGGGTTAAAAATTAAGAGACTTTCTGAGTGGTTCAATAGGGATTGTTCTTATTTGGGTTGTTGGCAAAGCCAAACTACTGTCATGCTTTGCACCCTTTAGCTACTTGCAAGTTTTGTCCTTAAGACCTTAACCCTCTGGTTACTATCTTTCCTCCCCAACCCTAAAAAACTGGTTTATCCCTTTgtcaactttttatttttattttttaattttaatctcTTTGAGAGTCTTTGAGACGTAGCATGGTACTGTGCACATCGTACGTGTGTGAGTAGATCTTAaccatcaaatcaaaatcaaattgtcAAAATTGTGGggtcattaaagaaaccttaaaAAAGATTGATGTGGCTGATCGATCAGGAGTGGGTTCAGACTTACAGATTGATGGGTAGAGCTTGAACGGTCTGTAAGACACACGTTATTACCCATTGAACACCATTACTGACCATGTAAGGTGGAGCAAGCATCTTCATTGTCCACCATCAATTAGGGTAGGTGTGAGACTGTGAGGTGTGAAGAACTCTCAGGAGTCAGGACCTCTAAGTAAGCCTAAGGGCAGCCATTTTGTCCTTGTGGTCACCATTCAA is drawn from Telopea speciosissima isolate NSW1024214 ecotype Mountain lineage chromosome 1, Tspe_v1, whole genome shotgun sequence and contains these coding sequences:
- the LOC122659826 gene encoding agamous-like MADS-box protein MADS9 isoform X4, coding for MGRGKIEIKRIENSTNRQVTYSKRKNGIMKKAKELTVLCDAKVSLIIFSSSGKMSEYRSPSATMTEILDKYHKYSGKRLWDAKHEFLSNELDRIKKENDNMQIELRHLKGEDVNSLHHKELATIEEALDNGLTKVRAKEMEVFKMLKKNERMLEEENKRLNYILHFAASATNGNGWLCEGDAE
- the LOC122659826 gene encoding agamous-like MADS-box protein MADS9 isoform X2, with the protein product MGRGKIEIKRIENSTNRQVTYSKRKNGIMKKAKELTVLCDAKVSLIIFSSSGKMSEYRSPSATMTEILDKYHKYSGKRLWDAKHEFLSNELDRIKKENDNMQIELRHLKGEDVNSLHHKELATIEEALDNGLTKVRAKEMEVFKMLKKNERMLEEENKRLNYILHFAASATNGNGWLCEGDSSFTDAFHLSSAANPTQFTRGQID
- the LOC122659826 gene encoding agamous-like MADS-box protein MADS9 isoform X1, whose amino-acid sequence is MGRGKIEIKRIENSTNRQVTYSKRKNGIMKKAKELTVLCDAKVSLIIFSSSGKMSEYRSPSATMTEILDKYHKYSGKRLWDAKHEFLSNELDRIKKENDNMQIELRHLKGEDVNSLHHKELATIEEALDNGLTKVRAKEMEVFKMLKKNERMLEEENKRLNYILHQQQMAMDGCVREMQNDYHHKERDYHHSQMPFTFRVQPIQPNLQEAK
- the LOC122659826 gene encoding agamous-like MADS-box protein MADS9 isoform X5, with the protein product MGRGKIEIKRIENSTNRQVTYSKRKNGIMKKAKELTVLCDAKVSLIIFSSSGKMSEYRSPSATMTEILDKYHKYSGKRLWDAKHEFLSNELDRIKKENDNMQIELRHLKGEDVNSLHHKELATIEEALDNGLTKVRAKEMEVFKMLKKNV
- the LOC122659826 gene encoding agamous-like MADS-box protein MADS9 isoform X3, translated to MGRGKIEIKRIENSTNRQVTYSKRKNGIMKKAKELTVLCDAKVSLIIFSSSGKMSEYRSPSATMTEILDKYHKYSGKRLWDAKHEFLSNELDRIKKENDNMQIELRHLKGEDVNSLHHKELATIEEALDNGLTKVRAKEMEVFKMLKKNERMLEEENKRLNYILHQQQMAMDGCVREIHHSQMPFTFRVQPIQPNLQEAK